Proteins encoded within one genomic window of Anopheles gambiae chromosome 3, idAnoGambNW_F1_1, whole genome shotgun sequence:
- the LOC1280661 gene encoding 6-phosphofructo-2-kinase/fructose-2,6-bisphosphatase isoform X7 → MATGEKESSDNMISLGWKFLNKETFGNGERANYVNSPHVIAMVGLPARGKTYISKKLSRYLNWIGINTKVFNLGEYRRHATDAYRSHEFFRPDNEEAMAIRQHCAELALEDVCNWLENGGEVAVFDATNSTRDRRQMIREIVVKKMGYKLFFVESVCDDPSIIEQNIMVKISGLEHHPPLIPNEEVKVSSPDYRNMNMDEALSDFRLRIEHYQERYEPLSEELEKDLSYMKIYNTGEKVVVHKHEGHIQSRIVYYLMNIHITPRTIYLTRHGESEHNLQGLIGGDSNLSERGRRYAQALAKYIDEQQIEGLRVWTSWLKRTIQTVADVNAPQERWKALNEIDAGICEEMTYEDIQLRFPEEFKARDQNKFAYRYPRGESYEDLVVRLEPVMMELERQGNVLVVSHQAVLRCVLAYFLDKSADELPYLKVPLHTIIKLTPVAYGCKVEHIMLPIHAVDTHRAKPESELDLDDSFDSTAGGSPPNGKQIILNGSNGECRFFPNNS, encoded by the exons ATGGCAACTGGCGAAAAAGAATCCAGCGACAATATGATCTCGCTCGGATGGAAATTTCTCAACAAGGAAACGTTTGGCAATG GCGAGCGTGCCAACTATGTGAACAGTCCGCACGTGATTGCGATGGTCGGGCTGCCGGCCCGCGGCAAAACGTACATCTCGAAAAAGCTGTCCCGCTACCTAAACTGGATCGGCATCAACACGAAGGTGTTCAATCTGGGCGAGTACCGGCGCCATGCGACCGACGCCTACCGCAGCCATGAGTTTTTCCGCCCGGACAATGAGGAAGCGATGGCGATCCGGCAGCACTGTGCCGAGCTGGCGCTGGAGGACGTTTGCAACTGGTTGGAAAATGGTGGCGAAGTGGCG GTGTTTGATGCTACAAATTCTACCCGCGACCGGCGTCAGATGATACGCGAAATTGTGGTAAAAAAGATGGGCTACAAGCTCTTTTTCGTCGAGTCGGTCTGTGACGATCCCAGCATTATCGAACAGAACATTATG GTCAAGATCAGTGGCTTGGAGCATCATCCGCCATTAATTCCGAACGAG GAAGTAAAAGTAAGTAGCCCCGACTATCGGAACATGAACATGGATGAAGCGTTGTCGGACTTCCGGCTGCGCATCGAGCACTACCAGGAACGGTACGAGCCGCTGAGCGAGGAGCTGGAGAAGGATCTGTCCTACATGAAGATCTACAACACGGGCGAAAAGGTGGTGGTGCACAAGCACGAGGGACACATACAGTCGCGCATCGTGTACTATTTGATGAACATTCACATTACCCCCAGAACGATCTATCTCACCAGA CACGGAGAAAGCGAACACAACCTACAGGGACTGATCGGTGGCGACTCCAATCTGAGCGAACGGGGCCGCCGCTACGCGCAAGCACTTGCCAAGTACATCGACGAGCAGCAGATCGAAGGGCTGCGCGTGTGGACGTCCTGGCTCAAAAGGACAATACAAACCGTCGCCGATGTGAACGCACCGCAGGAACGCTGGAAGGCGCTGAACGAAATCGATGCG GGCATTTGCGAGGAAATGACATACGAAGACATTCAGCTGCGTTTCCCGGAAGAGTTTAAGGCACGCGATCAGAACAAGTTCGCCTATCGCTATCCGCGCGGCGAGAGCTACGAAGATCTGGTGGTGCGACTGGAACCGGTCATGATGGAGCTCGAGCGGCAAGGGAACGTGCTGGTCGTGTCACACCAGGCCGTGCTGCGCTGCGTGCTGGCATACTTTTTGGACAAATCTGCCG ATGAACTTCCGTACTTGAAAGTGCCTCTCCACACGATCATCAAGCTGACGCCGGTCGCGTACGGTTGCAAGGTGGAACACATTATGCTCCCAATTCATGCCGTCGATACGCATCGCGCCAAACCAGAG
- the LOC1280661 gene encoding 6-phosphofructo-2-kinase/fructose-2,6-bisphosphatase isoform X9, with the protein MATGEKESSDNMISLGWKFLNKETFGNGERANYVNSPHVIAMVGLPARGKTYISKKLSRYLNWIGINTKVFNLGEYRRHATDAYRSHEFFRPDNEEAMAIRQHCAELALEDVCNWLENGGEVAVFDATNSTRDRRQMIREIVVKKMGYKLFFVESVCDDPSIIEQNIMEVKVSSPDYRNMNMDEALSDFRLRIEHYQERYEPLSEELEKDLSYMKIYNTGEKVVVHKHEGHIQSRIVYYLMNIHITPRTIYLTRHGESEHNLQGLIGGDSNLSERGRRYAQALAKYIDEQQIEGLRVWTSWLKRTIQTVADVNAPQERWKALNEIDAGICEEMTYEDIQLRFPEEFKARDQNKFAYRYPRGESYEDLVVRLEPVMMELERQGNVLVVSHQAVLRCVLAYFLDKSADELPYLKVPLHTIIKLTPVAYGCKVEHIMLPIHAVDTHRAKPEVPGQLDAKFVGKPNPNPAEKK; encoded by the exons ATGGCAACTGGCGAAAAAGAATCCAGCGACAATATGATCTCGCTCGGATGGAAATTTCTCAACAAGGAAACGTTTGGCAATG GCGAGCGTGCCAACTATGTGAACAGTCCGCACGTGATTGCGATGGTCGGGCTGCCGGCCCGCGGCAAAACGTACATCTCGAAAAAGCTGTCCCGCTACCTAAACTGGATCGGCATCAACACGAAGGTGTTCAATCTGGGCGAGTACCGGCGCCATGCGACCGACGCCTACCGCAGCCATGAGTTTTTCCGCCCGGACAATGAGGAAGCGATGGCGATCCGGCAGCACTGTGCCGAGCTGGCGCTGGAGGACGTTTGCAACTGGTTGGAAAATGGTGGCGAAGTGGCG GTGTTTGATGCTACAAATTCTACCCGCGACCGGCGTCAGATGATACGCGAAATTGTGGTAAAAAAGATGGGCTACAAGCTCTTTTTCGTCGAGTCGGTCTGTGACGATCCCAGCATTATCGAACAGAACATTATG GAAGTAAAAGTAAGTAGCCCCGACTATCGGAACATGAACATGGATGAAGCGTTGTCGGACTTCCGGCTGCGCATCGAGCACTACCAGGAACGGTACGAGCCGCTGAGCGAGGAGCTGGAGAAGGATCTGTCCTACATGAAGATCTACAACACGGGCGAAAAGGTGGTGGTGCACAAGCACGAGGGACACATACAGTCGCGCATCGTGTACTATTTGATGAACATTCACATTACCCCCAGAACGATCTATCTCACCAGA CACGGAGAAAGCGAACACAACCTACAGGGACTGATCGGTGGCGACTCCAATCTGAGCGAACGGGGCCGCCGCTACGCGCAAGCACTTGCCAAGTACATCGACGAGCAGCAGATCGAAGGGCTGCGCGTGTGGACGTCCTGGCTCAAAAGGACAATACAAACCGTCGCCGATGTGAACGCACCGCAGGAACGCTGGAAGGCGCTGAACGAAATCGATGCG GGCATTTGCGAGGAAATGACATACGAAGACATTCAGCTGCGTTTCCCGGAAGAGTTTAAGGCACGCGATCAGAACAAGTTCGCCTATCGCTATCCGCGCGGCGAGAGCTACGAAGATCTGGTGGTGCGACTGGAACCGGTCATGATGGAGCTCGAGCGGCAAGGGAACGTGCTGGTCGTGTCACACCAGGCCGTGCTGCGCTGCGTGCTGGCATACTTTTTGGACAAATCTGCCG ATGAACTTCCGTACTTGAAAGTGCCTCTCCACACGATCATCAAGCTGACGCCGGTCGCGTACGGTTGCAAGGTGGAACACATTATGCTCCCAATTCATGCCGTCGATACGCATCGCGCCAAACCAGAG
- the LOC1280661 gene encoding 6-phosphofructo-2-kinase/fructose-2,6-bisphosphatase isoform X10: MATGEKESSDNMISLGWKFLNKETFGNGERANYVNSPHVIAMVGLPARGKTYISKKLSRYLNWIGINTKVFNLGEYRRHATDAYRSHEFFRPDNEEAMAIRQHCAELALEDVCNWLENGGEVAVFDATNSTRDRRQMIREIVVKKMGYKLFFVESVCDDPSIIEQNIMEVKVSSPDYRNMNMDEALSDFRLRIEHYQERYEPLSEELEKDLSYMKIYNTGEKVVVHKHEGHIQSRIVYYLMNIHITPRTIYLTRHGESEHNLQGLIGGDSNLSERGRRYAQALAKYIDEQQIEGLRVWTSWLKRTIQTVADVNAPQERWKALNEIDAGICEEMTYEDIQLRFPEEFKARDQNKFAYRYPRGESYEDLVVRLEPVMMELERQGNVLVVSHQAVLRCVLAYFLDKSADELPYLKVPLHTIIKLTPVAYGCKVEHIMLPIHAVDTHRAKPEARCTLCTDLVVPLID; the protein is encoded by the exons ATGGCAACTGGCGAAAAAGAATCCAGCGACAATATGATCTCGCTCGGATGGAAATTTCTCAACAAGGAAACGTTTGGCAATG GCGAGCGTGCCAACTATGTGAACAGTCCGCACGTGATTGCGATGGTCGGGCTGCCGGCCCGCGGCAAAACGTACATCTCGAAAAAGCTGTCCCGCTACCTAAACTGGATCGGCATCAACACGAAGGTGTTCAATCTGGGCGAGTACCGGCGCCATGCGACCGACGCCTACCGCAGCCATGAGTTTTTCCGCCCGGACAATGAGGAAGCGATGGCGATCCGGCAGCACTGTGCCGAGCTGGCGCTGGAGGACGTTTGCAACTGGTTGGAAAATGGTGGCGAAGTGGCG GTGTTTGATGCTACAAATTCTACCCGCGACCGGCGTCAGATGATACGCGAAATTGTGGTAAAAAAGATGGGCTACAAGCTCTTTTTCGTCGAGTCGGTCTGTGACGATCCCAGCATTATCGAACAGAACATTATG GAAGTAAAAGTAAGTAGCCCCGACTATCGGAACATGAACATGGATGAAGCGTTGTCGGACTTCCGGCTGCGCATCGAGCACTACCAGGAACGGTACGAGCCGCTGAGCGAGGAGCTGGAGAAGGATCTGTCCTACATGAAGATCTACAACACGGGCGAAAAGGTGGTGGTGCACAAGCACGAGGGACACATACAGTCGCGCATCGTGTACTATTTGATGAACATTCACATTACCCCCAGAACGATCTATCTCACCAGA CACGGAGAAAGCGAACACAACCTACAGGGACTGATCGGTGGCGACTCCAATCTGAGCGAACGGGGCCGCCGCTACGCGCAAGCACTTGCCAAGTACATCGACGAGCAGCAGATCGAAGGGCTGCGCGTGTGGACGTCCTGGCTCAAAAGGACAATACAAACCGTCGCCGATGTGAACGCACCGCAGGAACGCTGGAAGGCGCTGAACGAAATCGATGCG GGCATTTGCGAGGAAATGACATACGAAGACATTCAGCTGCGTTTCCCGGAAGAGTTTAAGGCACGCGATCAGAACAAGTTCGCCTATCGCTATCCGCGCGGCGAGAGCTACGAAGATCTGGTGGTGCGACTGGAACCGGTCATGATGGAGCTCGAGCGGCAAGGGAACGTGCTGGTCGTGTCACACCAGGCCGTGCTGCGCTGCGTGCTGGCATACTTTTTGGACAAATCTGCCG ATGAACTTCCGTACTTGAAAGTGCCTCTCCACACGATCATCAAGCTGACGCCGGTCGCGTACGGTTGCAAGGTGGAACACATTATGCTCCCAATTCATGCCGTCGATACGCATCGCGCCAAACCAGAG
- the LOC1280661 gene encoding 6-phosphofructo-2-kinase/fructose-2,6-bisphosphatase isoform X8 yields MATGEKESSDNMISLGWKFLNKETFGNGERANYVNSPHVIAMVGLPARGKTYISKKLSRYLNWIGINTKVFNLGEYRRHATDAYRSHEFFRPDNEEAMAIRQHCAELALEDVCNWLENGGEVAVFDATNSTRDRRQMIREIVVKKMGYKLFFVESVCDDPSIIEQNIMEVKVSSPDYRNMNMDEALSDFRLRIEHYQERYEPLSEELEKDLSYMKIYNTGEKVVVHKHEGHIQSRIVYYLMNIHITPRTIYLTRHGESEHNLQGLIGGDSNLSERGRRYAQALAKYIDEQQIEGLRVWTSWLKRTIQTVADVNAPQERWKALNEIDAGICEEMTYEDIQLRFPEEFKARDQNKFAYRYPRGESYEDLVVRLEPVMMELERQGNVLVVSHQAVLRCVLAYFLDKSADELPYLKVPLHTIIKLTPVAYGCKVEHIMLPIHAVDTHRAKPESELDLDDSFDSTAGGSPPNGKQIILNGSNGECRFFPNNS; encoded by the exons ATGGCAACTGGCGAAAAAGAATCCAGCGACAATATGATCTCGCTCGGATGGAAATTTCTCAACAAGGAAACGTTTGGCAATG GCGAGCGTGCCAACTATGTGAACAGTCCGCACGTGATTGCGATGGTCGGGCTGCCGGCCCGCGGCAAAACGTACATCTCGAAAAAGCTGTCCCGCTACCTAAACTGGATCGGCATCAACACGAAGGTGTTCAATCTGGGCGAGTACCGGCGCCATGCGACCGACGCCTACCGCAGCCATGAGTTTTTCCGCCCGGACAATGAGGAAGCGATGGCGATCCGGCAGCACTGTGCCGAGCTGGCGCTGGAGGACGTTTGCAACTGGTTGGAAAATGGTGGCGAAGTGGCG GTGTTTGATGCTACAAATTCTACCCGCGACCGGCGTCAGATGATACGCGAAATTGTGGTAAAAAAGATGGGCTACAAGCTCTTTTTCGTCGAGTCGGTCTGTGACGATCCCAGCATTATCGAACAGAACATTATG GAAGTAAAAGTAAGTAGCCCCGACTATCGGAACATGAACATGGATGAAGCGTTGTCGGACTTCCGGCTGCGCATCGAGCACTACCAGGAACGGTACGAGCCGCTGAGCGAGGAGCTGGAGAAGGATCTGTCCTACATGAAGATCTACAACACGGGCGAAAAGGTGGTGGTGCACAAGCACGAGGGACACATACAGTCGCGCATCGTGTACTATTTGATGAACATTCACATTACCCCCAGAACGATCTATCTCACCAGA CACGGAGAAAGCGAACACAACCTACAGGGACTGATCGGTGGCGACTCCAATCTGAGCGAACGGGGCCGCCGCTACGCGCAAGCACTTGCCAAGTACATCGACGAGCAGCAGATCGAAGGGCTGCGCGTGTGGACGTCCTGGCTCAAAAGGACAATACAAACCGTCGCCGATGTGAACGCACCGCAGGAACGCTGGAAGGCGCTGAACGAAATCGATGCG GGCATTTGCGAGGAAATGACATACGAAGACATTCAGCTGCGTTTCCCGGAAGAGTTTAAGGCACGCGATCAGAACAAGTTCGCCTATCGCTATCCGCGCGGCGAGAGCTACGAAGATCTGGTGGTGCGACTGGAACCGGTCATGATGGAGCTCGAGCGGCAAGGGAACGTGCTGGTCGTGTCACACCAGGCCGTGCTGCGCTGCGTGCTGGCATACTTTTTGGACAAATCTGCCG ATGAACTTCCGTACTTGAAAGTGCCTCTCCACACGATCATCAAGCTGACGCCGGTCGCGTACGGTTGCAAGGTGGAACACATTATGCTCCCAATTCATGCCGTCGATACGCATCGCGCCAAACCAGAG